GCGCCATGTGCATTCACCCTCTCATACGTCCTTGTCAGATAAGTTAATAGTAGACAGCTTCTCATACATCGATTGTTTATGCGGGTGAACCCGATAAAGGCACACAGTATCTGCTGTTACAAAGACGTCGTTCATTTTTATAGAAAATTGCCAGTCGTCTGGCTTATTCCACGTTGTTACTTTCCATCTCTTCGCTAAAGTCACGTGCGGTTTAAACGGTCGCCTTTCCAAAGGGAAATTCAGGGCAACTGCTTCCTCCTGAACGATCGCGTGCAAATTGGATAAGTCAGGATCTTCAGACACCTTCACATAGAATACACTTGGCTGTTTTGGTTTTCCAAAAAAATCAAGTTGTTGAAATTTTAGCAATACAGCTGGATAGGAGTCTAATCTCTCATTTAGCCGCTCCCATAACTTTACCCTGTTTTGTTCGCCCCAACCACCTAAAAACAGTAATGTGAGGTGAAAGTCATGTTTATCGACTATTTTTTTGTAATACTTTTCTAACTCGTAGTCATTTTGTAGTTGTGAGAAGACATCCATTATCTCGTGTTTCAATGGAAGTCCGATAAAGCTATGGAAATCCGCCAAAATAGTTCCCTCCTTTTATCCTCCAAAGAAGCTGTGATACAATAAAGATTAAACATATCGATTTAATAGGTAATACTATTTTACCCGTTGCACTGTCTATAGGAAAGGATGACAA
The Salipaludibacillus sp. LMS25 DNA segment above includes these coding regions:
- the thpR gene encoding RNA 2',3'-cyclic phosphodiesterase; this encodes MADFHSFIGLPLKHEIMDVFSQLQNDYELEKYYKKIVDKHDFHLTLLFLGGWGEQNRVKLWERLNERLDSYPAVLLKFQQLDFFGKPKQPSVFYVKVSEDPDLSNLHAIVQEEAVALNFPLERRPFKPHVTLAKRWKVTTWNKPDDWQFSIKMNDVFVTADTVCLYRVHPHKQSMYEKLSTINLSDKDV